The segment ACAGAGGACCATTCGATCGCCGGCGCCGCCGTTGCGCGACACCTTTGCCCGCGGCTCGGCCTGACGCCGGCGGAGACGGAAACCGTCGCCTGGCTGATCGAGAATCATCTTGTCATGTCCGATACGGCGCAGCGGCGCGACCTCGCCGACCAGCGCACGATCGAAACCTTTGCCGCGCGCGTGCAGACCATCGAGCGGCTCAAAATGCTCTTCGTCCTCACCGTCTGCGACATTCAGGCGGTCGGCCCCGGCGTGTGGAACGGCTGGAAGGGCGAATTGCTGCGCACGCTCTTTCTCGAGACGCAGATCGTGCTCGGCGGCGGGCATACCAAGACCGAGCGGACCGAGCGCATTCAAAAGGCCAAAGCCGAATTGCGCGCGCAATTGCCGAACTGGACGGACGCCGATTTCGAGGCCTATGCCGCGCGCCATTCGCAAGCCTATTGGCTGCGCGTCGACCTGCCGCGCAAAATCCGCCACGCACAGCTTCTCAACCAGACCGAGATCGACTTGCCCGATCCGATTATCGACATCCGGACAGACGCCTTCCGCGCCGTGACCGAGATCACGCTGATCGCGATCGACCATCCGCGCCTGCTCGCGATCGTCGCCGGGTCCTGCGCCGCGACCGGCGCCAATATCGTCGACGCGCAGATTTTCACCAGCAACGACGGGCTTGCCGTCGACACGTTCTTCATCTCCCGCACCTTCGAGCGCGACGAGGACGAGATCCGTCGCGGCGAGCGGATCGCACTCGCCATCGAGCAGGCCTTGCGCGGGCAAATTCGTCTCGCCGAGATCCTCGCCGCCAAGCACGCGGCAGCAGCGAAAGACACGCCCTTCGACGTGCCGGCGCAGGTCTCGATCGATAATGAATTGTCGAACCGCTACACCGTCATCGAAGTCTCCGGCCGCGACCGGCCCGGCCTGCTCTATGCGATCACCGATATTCTCTCGCAGTTGAACCTCAACATCGCCTCGGCGCATATCGTGACCTTCGGCGAGAAGGCGGCGGACGTTTTCTATGTCACCGATCTCACCGGCGCGAAGATCACGACGAGCGGCCGCAGGGCCGCGATCCGGCAGAAATTGCTCACAGCCTTCCCCGGCCAGGCGGCCACAAAGGCCGGCGCGGCCGGCAAAAGCCCCGCTGTGGCTTGATTTTCGAGGCCCAAACCCTGATATCGGCTGTAATTCTCCAAACGACACATGACGAGCCGCGGATCGACCATGCCCGACGAAACATTGCCCGAATCGAATACAACGGCCACGGACGGCCCGACGGCCGAAAACACGCCGGACCCGTTTGCCGTCTTGCAGACCCTCCAGCGCGAGAATGGGGAGCTGAAGGACAGGCTTCTGCGCACGCTCGCCGAGAGTGAAAACCTGCGCCGCCGCACCGACAAGGAAGTGGCCGATGCCAAGCTCTACGGCGTTTCGAGCTTCGCCCGCGACATGCTGAGCTTTGCCGATAATCTGCGCCGTACGGTCGAAAATATTCCCGACGAATTGCGCAAAAGTGCCGACCCGGCCGTGAAGACCCTCATCAGCGGCATCGAAGTGACCGAGCGCGATTTCATCTCCCGGCTTGCGCGCCACGGCGCCAAGAAGATGGAGCCGCTCGGCAGCAAGTTCGACCCCAATCTGCACGAGGCGCTTTATGAAGTGCCGGACGAATCACTCCCCAACGGCACGGTCGTCAAGGTCGTCGAGGACGGCTACACGATTGGCGAGCGCATGCTGCGGCCGGCCAAGGTCGGCATTTCGCGCGGCGGTGCCAAAACTGCTGGCTGACTGCGCCAGCTGAGGGCCGCTTCCGGCTAGCGCCGCCCCGGGGAAACCAGCGGAAGGAAAATCTCGTCCACGATCTCATTGATGACGGCGTCCGGAATTCGGTCGAGCCGCATGATAGCCTCGTGGCGCGCCAGATCTGTTGCCAGTGAGGCGATACGAGGTGTGAGCCTGGCAGGATCGATCTCGCCGCGTTCGACACCGCGCTTGAGAATATTCTCGACCAGGCTGCGGTCGCCGACGCGGGACCTGAGCCAAGAGAAACTCGACCCGGCCGCGGCGAGATCCTCGCTCATCTCCAGCATAAGCCGGATCAGCGCGGGCGCGCCCCGATCCGAGAGTTGACGCAGCAAAAGGATTAGCTCGTCGCGCACCGCGCCGAGGTCCGGCACCGACACCGGATTCGACGTGATGTACCGCGCAAGTGCGGCGGCGGCCAAATCGAGGCGGCTTGGCCACCGGCGGTTCAGCACCGGCCGGCTTGTGCCGGCCCGCTTGGCCGCTCCCTCCAGCGTCAGGCCC is part of the Methylovirgula ligni genome and harbors:
- the grpE gene encoding nucleotide exchange factor GrpE, encoding MTSRGSTMPDETLPESNTTATDGPTAENTPDPFAVLQTLQRENGELKDRLLRTLAESENLRRRTDKEVADAKLYGVSSFARDMLSFADNLRRTVENIPDELRKSADPAVKTLISGIEVTERDFISRLARHGAKKMEPLGSKFDPNLHEALYEVPDESLPNGTVVKVVEDGYTIGERMLRPAKVGISRGGAKTAG
- a CDS encoding TetR/AcrR family transcriptional regulator; the encoded protein is MNLKTEVMNETRTGRRRGAALEDAILDAAWDELVERGYSGLTLEGAAKRAGTSRPVLNRRWPSRLDLAAAALARYITSNPVSVPDLGAVRDELILLLRQLSDRGAPALIRLMLEMSEDLAAAGSSFSWLRSRVGDRSLVENILKRGVERGEIDPARLTPRIASLATDLARHEAIMRLDRIPDAVINEIVDEIFLPLVSPGRR